The Streptomyces achromogenes genome window below encodes:
- a CDS encoding carbohydrate ABC transporter permease, translating to MTTARVDRRPQRSPVRSGATGAGQRTDAPALRRRQRRRSRLTALAFLVPLAVYLAAFYLYPLYRNLDLSLRDYTVRSFVAGDAPFSGLDNFRTVLDDPTFGPALRHTMVFTFVSIAFQYAAGLALAVFFNRRFRLAGTLRALFLIPWLLPLIVSASTWSWMFNSESGVLNYALQLVGVGPVDWLTSPDWALTSVIVANIWIGVPFNLVILYSGLQNIPGELYEAAALDGANAWQQFWRITFPLLRPVSAITLLLGLVYTLKVFDLIWIMTKGGPGDASSTLATWSYQLGFGTLLPKFGPGAAVGNILILIALAFGLLYIRVQRRQHA from the coding sequence ATGACCACCGCCCGCGTCGACCGCCGACCGCAGCGGTCCCCGGTCAGGTCTGGGGCGACCGGCGCCGGACAACGGACGGACGCCCCGGCACTGCGGCGCCGGCAGCGCCGCAGGAGCCGGTTGACCGCCCTGGCGTTCCTCGTGCCGCTGGCCGTCTACCTCGCCGCGTTCTACCTCTATCCCCTCTACCGCAACCTCGACCTGAGTCTGCGCGACTACACCGTCCGGTCGTTCGTCGCGGGCGACGCGCCGTTCTCCGGACTGGACAACTTCCGGACCGTCCTGGACGATCCCACGTTCGGCCCGGCGCTGCGCCACACCATGGTTTTCACGTTCGTGTCGATCGCCTTCCAGTACGCGGCCGGTCTCGCCCTCGCCGTCTTCTTCAACCGCCGCTTCCGCCTCGCGGGCACCCTCAGAGCGCTGTTCCTGATCCCGTGGCTGCTGCCGCTGATCGTGTCGGCATCCACCTGGTCGTGGATGTTCAACAGCGAGTCCGGAGTACTCAACTACGCCCTCCAGCTGGTGGGCGTCGGGCCGGTGGACTGGCTGACCTCGCCCGACTGGGCGCTGACCTCGGTCATCGTCGCCAACATCTGGATCGGCGTTCCGTTCAACCTCGTCATCCTCTACAGCGGACTGCAGAACATCCCCGGCGAGCTGTACGAGGCCGCGGCGCTGGACGGGGCGAACGCCTGGCAGCAGTTTTGGCGCATCACCTTCCCGCTGCTGCGCCCGGTCTCGGCGATCACCCTGCTCCTCGGGCTCGTCTACACCCTCAAGGTGTTCGACCTCATCTGGATCATGACCAAGGGCGGCCCCGGCGACGCCTCGTCCACCCTGGCCACCTGGTCCTACCAGCTCGGATTCGGCACCCTGCTGCCCAAGTTCGGCCCCGGGGCCGCCGTCGGCAACATCCTCATCCTCATCGCCCTCGCCTTCGGGCTGCTGTACATCCGCGTCCAAAGGAGGCAGCACGCATGA
- a CDS encoding carbohydrate ABC transporter permease yields the protein MTAAHRPARRSRLHTVIGVLLTAVMLFPVYWMLNVSLTPQQDMRKSPPDLLPLHPTFEGYRAVLDDQLPYLGTSLLIGLGTVALTLVLAAPAGYALAKLRPLGGGALGLFLLIAQMIPGIVMAMGFYGIYLDLGLLNSWWGLIIADSTIAVPFGVMIFTAFMSGIPGELIAASRIDGAGTFRTFWSIVLPVSRNALVTVSLFSFLWAWSDFVFANTLDSGGDWRPITLGIYHYIGNNNQEWNAIMATAVVASLPAAVLLVLAQRYVAAGVTAGAVKD from the coding sequence ATGACCGCCGCCCACCGCCCCGCCCGGCGCTCGCGTCTGCACACCGTCATCGGCGTCCTGCTCACCGCCGTCATGCTGTTCCCGGTGTACTGGATGCTCAACGTGTCCCTCACCCCGCAGCAGGACATGCGCAAGAGCCCGCCCGACCTGCTGCCCCTGCACCCCACCTTCGAGGGCTACCGGGCCGTCCTCGACGACCAGCTGCCCTACCTCGGCACCAGCCTGCTCATCGGCCTCGGCACGGTCGCCCTCACCCTTGTGCTCGCCGCCCCGGCCGGCTACGCGCTGGCCAAGCTCCGCCCGCTCGGCGGCGGCGCCCTCGGCCTGTTCCTGCTGATCGCCCAGATGATCCCCGGCATCGTCATGGCCATGGGCTTCTACGGCATCTACCTCGACCTCGGCCTGCTCAACTCCTGGTGGGGACTGATCATCGCCGACTCCACCATCGCCGTGCCGTTCGGCGTCATGATCTTCACCGCGTTCATGTCGGGCATCCCCGGCGAACTGATCGCCGCCTCCCGCATCGACGGCGCCGGCACCTTCCGCACCTTCTGGTCGATCGTCCTGCCCGTCAGCCGCAACGCACTCGTCACCGTCTCCCTCTTCAGCTTCCTGTGGGCCTGGTCCGACTTCGTCTTCGCCAACACCCTGGACAGCGGCGGCGACTGGCGCCCCATCACGCTCGGCATCTACCACTACATCGGCAACAACAACCAGGAATGGAACGCGATCATGGCCACCGCCGTCGTCGCCTCCCTCCCCGCGGCCGTGCTGCTCGTCCTCGCCCAGCGCTATGTGGCCGCAGGCGTCACCGCGGGCGCCGTCAAGGACTGA
- a CDS encoding cupin domain-containing protein produces MSDAHAAPGEDGAPRRDPSPRDRTPAPVAGVLCDVRELSGLPPATSGALWRLAESGRQLDANLVHVPAGQNVPVHIEPELDVLLLVVAGDGTLGTPDGAEALDEGKLVWLPKGSSRSITAHGEGLSYLTVHRRRPGMQIRSRPPGDQASPPTR; encoded by the coding sequence ATGAGTGACGCCCACGCCGCCCCCGGAGAGGACGGCGCTCCTCGGCGGGATCCTTCACCGCGGGACCGGACGCCGGCCCCCGTCGCGGGAGTCCTCTGTGACGTCAGGGAGCTGTCCGGGCTTCCCCCGGCCACCTCCGGCGCCCTGTGGAGGCTCGCCGAGTCCGGACGCCAGCTCGACGCCAATCTCGTGCATGTTCCGGCCGGTCAGAACGTCCCCGTCCACATCGAGCCGGAACTGGACGTCCTTCTCCTCGTCGTCGCCGGCGACGGCACCCTGGGCACGCCCGACGGGGCGGAGGCCCTCGACGAGGGCAAGCTCGTCTGGCTGCCGAAGGGCTCCAGCCGCAGCATCACGGCGCACGGCGAGGGACTGTCGTACCTCACCGTCCACCGACGTCGCCCGGGCATGCAGATCCGCTCCCGGCCGCCCGGGGACCAGGCGTCACCCCCGACCCGCTGA
- a CDS encoding HSP90 family protein produces MPLRDTSAHQAATDRTFQVDLRGLVDLLSHHLYSSPRVYLRELLQNAVDALTARHAIESHGAFGIRLYADGSVVRVEDDGVGLTEADVHTFLATIGRSSKRADGIAEQRADFIGQFGIGLLSCFLVADEIHVLSRSARTPGAPAVEWRGRGDGSYTVRTLPASARPRPGTTVTLTPRADAGEWTRPAQVHALARHFGSLLRHPVTFDDGTGGPGAPVNPEPAPWARTHPTPGARARALAAYGADVFGFTPLDTIELDLPAVGLKGIACVLPEAVPAGRRHGHRVHVKGMLLSEQAEEILPEWAFFVRCVVDAESLRPTASRESLYEDDTLAAVRDALAERLRAWIARAAASDPDLLHRFLQAHHLAVKSLAVHDDEILRMLLPWLPFETTDGHCTLDEFARTHRTVLVTSSVEEFRQVAAIASAAGLGVVNGGYTYDRELVHRLPEIRPEATVADLDPATLTAHLDPVDRETELAAAAYLARARDALAVFDCDVALRTFQPASAPALLVDSREARHERTRSQLAREQEGGLWGDILGALRQEAPRAQLILNQLNPLVRTAVTIDEPELARTSAEALYGQAAMLSRRPLRPAESSLINRSFLDLLAHALRKDS; encoded by the coding sequence ATGCCCCTGCGCGACACCTCCGCCCACCAAGCCGCCACCGACCGCACGTTCCAGGTCGACCTCCGCGGCCTGGTGGACCTCCTCTCCCACCATCTCTACTCCAGCCCCCGCGTCTACCTGCGCGAACTCCTGCAGAACGCGGTCGACGCCCTCACCGCACGGCACGCCATCGAGTCCCACGGCGCCTTCGGCATCCGTCTGTACGCCGACGGCTCCGTCGTACGCGTCGAGGACGACGGCGTCGGTCTCACCGAGGCCGACGTGCACACCTTCCTCGCCACGATCGGCCGCAGCAGCAAGCGCGCCGACGGCATCGCCGAACAACGCGCCGACTTCATCGGCCAGTTCGGCATCGGCCTGCTCTCCTGCTTCCTGGTCGCCGACGAGATCCACGTCCTGAGCCGCTCGGCCCGCACCCCCGGCGCCCCCGCCGTGGAGTGGCGCGGACGCGGCGACGGCAGTTACACCGTGCGCACCCTGCCCGCCTCCGCCCGCCCCCGGCCCGGCACCACCGTCACCCTGACGCCGCGCGCCGACGCGGGCGAGTGGACCCGTCCGGCACAGGTGCACGCGCTGGCCCGGCACTTCGGCTCCCTGCTGCGCCACCCCGTGACCTTCGACGACGGCACCGGCGGACCGGGCGCCCCCGTCAACCCCGAGCCCGCCCCCTGGGCCCGCACCCACCCCACGCCGGGTGCCCGCGCCCGGGCGCTGGCCGCGTACGGGGCGGACGTCTTCGGCTTCACCCCGCTCGACACCATCGAACTCGACCTGCCGGCCGTGGGCCTGAAGGGCATCGCGTGCGTGCTGCCCGAGGCGGTGCCGGCCGGACGCCGCCACGGGCATCGCGTGCACGTCAAGGGGATGCTGCTGTCCGAGCAGGCCGAGGAGATCCTGCCCGAGTGGGCCTTCTTCGTCCGCTGCGTCGTCGACGCCGAGAGCCTGCGCCCGACGGCGTCCCGCGAGTCCCTGTACGAGGACGACACGCTCGCCGCCGTCCGCGACGCCCTCGCCGAGCGGCTGCGCGCGTGGATCGCCCGGGCCGCCGCCAGCGATCCCGACCTGCTCCACCGGTTCCTCCAGGCCCACCACCTGGCCGTGAAGTCGCTCGCGGTGCACGACGACGAGATCCTGCGGATGCTGCTGCCCTGGCTGCCGTTCGAGACCACCGACGGCCACTGCACCCTCGACGAGTTCGCGCGCACCCACCGCACCGTGCTCGTCACCTCGAGCGTGGAGGAGTTCCGCCAGGTCGCGGCGATCGCCTCGGCCGCCGGGCTCGGCGTCGTCAACGGCGGCTACACCTACGACCGCGAACTGGTCCACCGGCTGCCCGAGATCAGGCCCGAGGCCACCGTCGCCGACCTCGACCCGGCGACCCTCACCGCCCACCTCGACCCCGTCGACCGGGAGACGGAACTCGCCGCCGCCGCCTACCTCGCGCGGGCCCGCGACGCCCTCGCCGTCTTCGACTGCGACGTCGCGCTGCGCACCTTCCAGCCCGCCTCCGCCCCCGCCCTCCTCGTCGACAGCCGGGAGGCCCGCCACGAGCGCACCCGCTCCCAGCTCGCCCGGGAGCAGGAGGGCGGCCTGTGGGGCGACATCCTCGGCGCGCTGCGCCAGGAGGCGCCACGGGCCCAGCTGATCCTCAACCAGCTCAACCCGCTGGTCCGCACCGCCGTCACGATCGACGAGCCCGAGCTGGCCCGGACCAGCGCCGAAGCCCTCTACGGGCAGGCCGCGATGCTGTCCCGGCGCCCGCTCAGGCCCGCCGAATCGAGCCTCATCAACCGCTCCTTCCTCGACCTGCTCGCCCACGCCCTCCGCAAGGACAGCTGA
- a CDS encoding type 1 glutamine amidotransferase domain-containing protein has product MSPTKRILIIVTSTGEYEKVGYRTGLWLGELTHFYDVAEQAGFELTVASIEGGAVPLDPESLAHDVLGDLGTDKRYADRAFMDTLRNVVAVSEVDVDDYDAVYLTGGHGVMFDFHQSRALETLVARFHESGRIVSAVCHGPCGLLDVTLSDGEPLVKGRNVTGFSWREEELAQRADAVPYSLEDRLKELGAKYSVAAKPFDTHVVEDDRLITGQNPGSARAVAEAVVRRLG; this is encoded by the coding sequence ATGTCCCCCACGAAGCGCATTCTCATCATCGTCACCAGCACCGGCGAGTACGAGAAGGTCGGTTACCGCACCGGTCTCTGGCTGGGCGAGCTGACCCACTTCTACGACGTCGCCGAACAGGCGGGCTTCGAGCTCACCGTCGCGAGCATCGAGGGCGGCGCCGTGCCGCTCGACCCGGAGAGCCTCGCCCACGACGTCCTCGGCGACCTGGGCACCGACAAGCGGTACGCCGACCGCGCGTTCATGGACACGCTGCGGAATGTCGTCGCCGTGAGCGAGGTCGACGTCGACGACTACGACGCCGTCTACCTGACCGGCGGTCACGGCGTGATGTTCGACTTCCACCAGAGCCGGGCGCTGGAGACGCTCGTCGCCCGCTTCCACGAGAGCGGCCGGATCGTGTCGGCGGTCTGCCACGGCCCGTGCGGTCTGCTCGACGTCACCCTGAGCGACGGCGAACCGCTGGTGAAGGGCAGGAACGTCACGGGCTTCTCCTGGCGGGAGGAGGAACTCGCCCAGCGTGCCGACGCCGTCCCCTACAGCCTCGAGGACCGGCTGAAGGAACTCGGCGCGAAGTACAGCGTCGCGGCGAAGCCCTTCGACACCCACGTCGTCGAGGACGACCGCCTGATCACCGGGCAGAACCCGGGCAGCGCCAGGGCGGTCGCCGAGGCGGTCGTCCGCCGCCTCGGCTGA